Below is a window of Serinibacter arcticus DNA.
GGCGGTGCAGCGGCAGTTCTCCACCGCCACCGGGCACCCAGCGCGAGCCGAGCACGACGGCTCGTCGGGCGGCGAGCAGGCGCGGCACACGTCCTCGGGTGGGGTGGGAGAGGTTCGTCATCTCCATGACGGCGTCGTCGCGCGCGCGCCCCCAGGCGAAGCCGGGGTAGGCGGCCGCGAGACCGCTCTTGCGGTGCGCAACCAGGGCAGCTCGTCGGCGCGCTCCTGGCGAGGACGCGGTGCGGTCGGCGACGGTCACGACGACGGTCTTTTTCTCGATCTTCCGGTTCGTCACCGAAGGGCGGTGGCTCCTGGTGGGCGGTGCTGGGGGAAGGTCGGGCGGTGGTCGGATCGGACTAGGCGAGGGTCGCGAAGACGACGAGGTTCTGGGTGTAGCGGCCGGCGGCGCGGTCGAAGGTGTGGCACGTGATGAGGCGGAGCTGCGCGTCCGGGACCGGGCCGTAGACGACCTCCGTGGGGAACTGCGCC
It encodes the following:
- a CDS encoding sortase domain-bontaining protein, whose protein sequence is MLVDLSDGTTATFRVTHAEVVPQAQFPTEVVYGPVPDAQLRLITCHTFDRAAGRYTQNLVVFATLA